Proteins from a single region of Gossypium arboreum isolate Shixiya-1 chromosome 1, ASM2569848v2, whole genome shotgun sequence:
- the LOC108481268 gene encoding uncharacterized protein LOC108481268, with the protein MSDESIEGTDQEMYSRDEPYDVNESESATPSVNPVGNQPSNTGRDNTKVFRMSAEALQKAVGSMPAITSTPATRRAPIKELRKYRAPEFLGSKGTYSITAENWLETTKKTLKQLECTPQESLKKYLGETYMEDRKQEFLMLKQRDLSVVDYEREFLRLSRYATKFVPIEADRCKRFLKGLRDEFQLQLMPLRITEFVDLVERAKMIEQVLGKSKKSKTVHSTEKRPGNTSSNQQFKRSRESRGGGRFSLRSERGDRSRKRQLLHRKECKRLTGGCFRCGSTDHFVKDCPKIGKVAPMVSQRSKSASRGRGSGQSGPVAKGGTRRTNENATQQSEVRAPAREYVVRTRDEGDAHDVVTDGKQIEVNGIRTSGSARIISAVKASKLLYQRRAALLAYVINSDSAESQCSKIRTVCEFPDVFPKKLPGLPLDREVEFAIEVYSGTDPVSIPLYRMSPTELKELKLKVKESDVSNAAFRTRKAATELRAMFPQLSIVDDGSILAELRVKPIMFDQIRTAQLKDQKLMKKRETIQNGTTDNFNIDEHDCLRYQNRLCIPNASELKELILREAHDSSFTLHPGGTKIYRDLWELYWWPDCITMDFVTGLPLSTSKKNAIWVIVDQLTMSTHFIAVRTDWSLQRLAETYIREIVRLHGILVSVISDRDPRFTSRF; encoded by the exons ATGTCTGACGAAAGTATCGAGGGTACCGATCAAGAAATGTACAGTAGAGATGAACCATATGATGTAAATGAATCTGAATCTGCAACCCCAAGTGTAAATCCGGTAGGTAACCAACCATCGAATACTGGGAGGGATAATACAAAAGTATTTAGAATGAGTGCTGAAGCTCTTCAAAAAGCGGTAGGAAGTATGCCTGCTATTACTTCTACCCCTGCTACCCGAAGAGCCCCTATTAAGGAACTGCGAAAGTATAGAGCTCCAGAATTTTTGGGATCAAAGGGAACTTATTCAATAACAGCTGAAAATTGGTTAGAGACTACCAAGAAAACTTTAAAGCAATTAGAATGCACACCCCAGGAAAGTTTG AAAAAGTATTTGGGAGAGACATATATGGAAGACCGAAAACAGGAGTTTTTGATGCTTAAACAGAGAGATCTGTCCGTAGTGGATTATGAACGGGAATTTCTAAGACTGAGCAGATATGCAACTAAATTTGTACCGATTGAAGCTGACAGATGCAAGCGATTTCTAAAAGGACTACGAGATGAATTTCAACTGCAATTGATGCCTCTACGGATTACAGAGTTTGTAGATCTAGTAGAAAGAGCTAAAATGATTGAGCAAGTACTGGGGAAGAGTAAAAAGTCTAAAACTGTCCATTCAACTGAAAAACGTCCTGGAAATACTAGTTCAAATCAGCAATTCAAACGATCGAGGGAATCTCGTGGTGGTGGAAGATTTAGTTTAAGATCAGAAAGAGGAGACAGAAGTCGAAAGAGACAACTACT ACATAGAAAAGAATGTAAAAGATTAACTGGGGGTTGCTTCCGATGTGGATCCACTGATCATTTTGTTAAGGATTGCCCGAAGATTGGTAAGGTAGCACCAATGGTATCACAAAGATCTAAATCTGCTTCTAGAGGTCGAGGATCTGGCCAAAGTGGTCCAGTTGCTAAAGGAGGTACTAGAAGAACTAATGAAAATGCTACCCAACAATCTGAAGTAAGAGCTCCGGCCCGAGAATATGTTGTAAGAACTCGAGACGAGGGGGATGCTCATGATGTAGTGACAG ATGGAAAAcagattgaagtaaatggtataaGGACTAGTGGTTCAGCTCGAATCATTTCTGCAGTTAAAGCTAGTAAGCTTCTTTACCAAAGACGTGCTGCTCTCTTAGCCTATGTTATCAACTCCGATTCAGCTGAGAGTCAGTGCAGTAAAATTCggactgtatgtgaatttcctgatgtgtttcctaaaaaATTGCCTGGATTACCTCTTGATCGTGAAGTTGAATTTGCGATTGAAGTATACTCGGGTACAGATCCAGTGTCAATACCTCTATATCGAATGTCAcctactgagttgaaagagttgaag CTGAAGGTTAAGGAGAGTGATGTATCGAATGCAGCATTCCGTAcacg AAAAGCTGCAACTGAGTTGAGAGCAATGTTTCCACAACTCAGTATTGTTGATGATGGAAGTATTTTGGCTGAATTGAGAGTAAAACCAATAATGTTTGATCAAATCAGAACAGCACAGTTAAAAGATCAAAAGTTAATGAAGAAGAGGGAGACGATACAGAATGGTACAACAGATAATTTTAACATTGATGAGCATGATTGTTTGAGATATCAGAATCGACTTTGTATTCCAAATGcttcagagttgaaagagttaatactTCGAGAAGCACATGACAGTTCTTTTACATTACATCCCGGAGGAACAAAGATCTATCGTGATTTATGggaactgtattggtggccag attGCATCACGATGGACTTTGTAACCGGGTTAccattgtcaacaagtaagaaaaatgctatttgggtgattgttgatcagCTTACAATGTCAACTCATTTTATAGCAGTCAGAACAGATTGGTCACTTCAAAGGTTGGCAGAAACTTATATCCGAGaaattgtaaggttacatggtaTTCTTGTATCGGTAATTTCTGACCGGGATCCACGATTTACATCGAGGTTCTAG